From Deltaproteobacteria bacterium, a single genomic window includes:
- a CDS encoding AbrB/MazE/SpoVT family DNA-binding domain-containing protein, producing MLAKLTVKNQITIPKKIISQLKDVKYFDVDIKDGLVLLKPVKVFE from the coding sequence ATGTTAGCAAAGCTTACCGTGAAAAACCAGATTACCATACCCAAGAAAATCATCTCTCAGCTTAAGGATGTGAAATACTTTGACGTAGATATTAAGGACGGGCTCGTGCTCTTAAAGCCAGTCAAGGTCTTTGAG